The genomic region aatgtaaagaaaacaagagGCCACTATGGCTGAGAATAGGCCGCACACGTTAAAAGTAAGGCCTTAAACCAGGATAAATGGCTCTTTCCAGAGGCCTTCGGCTAGAAAATTAAGGGATACACAGTCCTCCTTTAGCAGTTATCCCAACAAAGCTGACTCATCAGTCCTGACCATAATTCACAGAATCAAAGTGCCAGGTTTGTGTCAACTTCGTGTTTATGCTGGTGGGGCCAGGACCTCCTGAATTCAGAGAGGGGTCAGCTTCCCTGGCTCAGGGGAAGGTTGTGGTTGCATGTTGCCTAATGCAAGTTATTGAGTTGAAGttgcatttgttaattctaaaatATGGAAGGAAGTATGGTGTTTGGTCCACTTGAGGATTCGCTCAATAGAGTAtcagactttgtttcttttttgtggcactgTGGAAATGTGAATGAGAACAAGTTGGTGACATCTTTCAGGTGGAAGCATTATCTGAGGACGCACTCATCAAGTTGGCCAAGAAGCCATTTTGTGAAGCCCCTGTTGTCTCAAGGCTTTTGACGATGAATTCATGTGTGGAGACGGTAATTCTTCATGGACCTTTGCATTTGGTGAGTCACGGAACATATCTGAGTAGATAATAATTTACCAACATGTTCACAATAATCTCACATATTATGCATAACAGGTCATGGCTGggtaaatattaccatttccttatttgcttttaagaaaagtaataatgacattatattttctcctttttttgcctTGAAGTATGTCAGTGTCTTAACCAAGCATGATTGTTGGTAGGTAGGCTAGCAAGAACTTGAACTCAaggattttactgtcatgtaaatctattgtttttcattgatttctattaatatatccaGGTTGGCATCCATTACCTTTTAAGCATTTCACTTTCCCAATTGTGGGCACCCTGACAGCCCTCAACCTTCTGTAAGCACAGACAACTCTATAAGGAACCTGAGGATAAATTTCCCTGTGCATGTCCCCTTGTGAAACTGCTTAAGCACCACCTGGTTTACACACAGGTGGCATTTCTAGATCAAAGTGTGCATGTTTACTTCTTTGACTAAGCACTGCCAGGTGGCTCTTCTGAATAGCTCTACCTGTGGCCAGGATTGTATTATCTAGCTTTCTAACTTTTGCATGTGGAGTAGATACATAGTGGGAGCACactgtttttgttggtatttttcttggtatctattctgatgcttttcactgggggattttctcctgtgaaaatgggcttcctctggatgcctctgcccgttcctctacttgaccttattttcttctttttaaaaatttttcaatgtgactttttaattttagttttattaaagacattgtcCCTTGCTTGCCTAGTCTATACCTAAACACTAATCCTTGCTCCAAGGCCCAGCTTGCTCTCAGCTGCCCTGGGAGGGGAACGGTCTTTGGTGATAGCCAAGAGACACCCCTATAGGGGGCACAAGTGCTCTGGCCCTCTGGTGTCTTGTCAGCAGTGCTTCCCATGCTCACAGAGGGTTTcagacattataaaattgaatgggttcattcagaaattacaagttctattgaaagatattgcatgagccaaataaaacctatttctaggcatcctggtgaagacaaggttttatctttatgtctatgttttattctatgttttgttgttgttgttagaatgaaattcatatgttgccaGACCATTCTAgcagatgtgtaactagatgccatttaaattatccacttttaaatggtagacatttttttaatgaacactgcccgtctgcaccttttttaaaaacaggactgggctgagaagcccaaataccaatggttagctggaacatatttttcatttggcctgtcagtattccctgaggtcatctgtgcaatcagcttcgttactcctgctccctcactggattTCATAGAAACCATATGCTATGTATGAATCAGAGACACCAATCCctgattagatgctaccctactttccagaaaagactgggcacaccatgagttgcacaatgatgggaccagggtccaaaggctgctgagagggaaggactggttgtgaatgcatttttgaaggctccaagctggaactctagaggcaccaagcagggcagatgctggtgggggtatttgggtagttgttggtgaacacctgcgcacctgagatgagtaggcatggaggagaaatcagaagcccatagggcttttgaaagtggtcttatgtgaaaagaggctcaggtatgggcacaggaaatgacatcattgccttgacaatggatcaaacagaacatggaaccctggtatccaggcacccacttcactgaccaagccatccgagctcatttggttggagaaactggagtgagaaggatgttcccctgtccttgcaaacaatgccgagcctcaggctcccaggaatctcaggggggccaactagcccttttgtggatgcactgggtgaggcttcatcttagacgccagagcctctggcgattgtcgcagaggagctcaagagtaacagtgagtagcacagggcaggtgagcccagcaggccctctagtctgatccctgatgaatggcccaggactcctattctgactgtgtgtgtgtgtgtgtgtttgtgtgtgtgtgtttgtgtttgtttgtgtgtgtgtgtgtgtttgtactgatgggaactgtcccattgtgctttcactctagtgtattggcacaagtcatttttctgtttgtcaccatttccattttgaacccaccattcttggtcccaacccagggtgaaaatgatgagaacacggaggagcccttcagggtacagagccttgaaccttacaggcaggaccagcttaggaatgagctcctgcctgtcatttgtgggaggaacctacatttcagcagcaacatggggttaatctcctgggattccatccccacccagcaggtgctggatctcttgttcccaaggtaagcccCAGACCACCAAGCcaaagtgtgtagccccctcatgcctgggtcttggggctgccatgtacctctcagggacccaaaggtttgtgatacctaatagatagaggaccacactcatagtggaatgtcagccccgaatgggacgagtcctggaggtgcttgccacagccttgcaaggggagtgaacttcccctctcaggcagagaaagcatccagactccagctgatccacagaggtccgtggagcaaTCCCCACACattgggcaccacagctcaatggtgtgcactgagctcattcccaggtggactcagcgaggccaggtggcCTTTCTGGTTGATGTTGGCTTCgggaagaacgtagatctgtgccagaggcgtctcaaaactcaggccttgggaaaagcacttttgggttaataaagacatgttagtttccatagtgggacagagcgtcctagctgggacatagctggacaggggctttggacatggcagctcccacccccagagatatgtgggaatcagcagtttgggctcattcactgatgaacatggagaaagcacccactgtgtgaagacacgtttccagtcacatttcataattcagtgaaaaatggggtgcaaatgactgccattgtgtcccttttcatgggggtcagcctaaaaccacaggtgccatgagtacatatcctacctgtgactgcatccctgactccatggggcataactgcatgttgtcctcttcagtgactgtggtggacccctggaccaacttcaacatggaatgggcttggggtcaagagggtgggctcctgtttccagaatagggacctgcaaggtgatttgacttgggaaggctgaggaaagactgctctccccaattctgtgttctgcctgcagtgtaaggtgtggggcttcaacagtaggaggggtaaggcAGGGAGTTGTAGGTAGCCATGGTCCTCTGGGGAAGCCCCTGGGACAATGGATCCCCCCACACtacacctccctgtcctcccccagggccacagagatgtggtctgcactcatgggaaaagagaggtccaccgctactcagggggactcagtgagagctcacagagaatgaggtagcattgcagccctcgccaggggaggaggtgtctcttgagccctgagaagagtgggcaggaggacagacactcccggaaggtgcattccaggttggagagcacgtagccaagaggaagaagagtgtcaggcatgcccagaggaggggagagctggtcataTCATAAATCTAACGCTCCTtcgttgaaggttctttgcctgtggcaacctgtcctgtccctgcctgtacagccactgtgtctggtctgaggtggactggtgtgttcagaaccAGGGACGGTTCAGAAGTGTAGGGTCAGAGATTTTCTCTGGAGGCCATGtcgaaggcaaggccagggttttgctgactccacacctgcctccccacagtgcctcaccttccttcctggggacctggattAACTTCTacaccgaggcttcccatcagcctccaggctctctgagtctgcagcagctgctgccatatATGTTGCTCTTGCTGGTTGGTTTGTACCTGGAGCATCAAGCATACCACCTCCTGGCCGCAActgaagatggcatatcaagccaggcagagcctgagagccaggcggactgtggtgagtacctaagggtatatgaggaaaggtccgactgttgtcccactgcagggagtctgtatgcctggtgttgggccggaaattaggataagcctttgtccattcaggaagtgaccccagtctgcaaagaggtcctatgtgggctaagggcctgagttcttcctggcagcagggttattgtctgtctgtgtgaaggtcagggcaaggcagtcatgttggcatcttttctcctctagctacaagctcagttcctgtcacggctcctcagtcaaccccagagccagagccttctcccagggaaggggcagagccggagtccaggacatcaggggtctctactcggtcctccccaaggccccagtacaacaggcgggtgagaggcaggtgccttattcacgtctacctggaaaaggaaaggacaacacagtataggagcatcctggtgagtcttcgagcaggggagtctcctgggagcccacactggggaagaccgagtccacagcaaacaccttgGACTAGGTCTGTCTTCTttaactggagcttctggaaggttaggaaggagagcagaaagtgagcaagagagaggcgggagagcagcagcatgccaggtctgggtgcgagtgggcctgcgtgttttggggtgtgcaggtcagaagtgcaggagtgagtgctgggttcagaggaggtcagagaaatatcgagggtacaggccatcctctactgaccttggtattgaggaggagtatattgaaccgtggaggttgaagcagaggagttggcagtcattttcttgtgtgtgggaggggatatgttgctggttgaagggaagggagccattgtagaatgattagggtgggtaggtgtgggtcacagacaactgggggccttggaggggcccattagtgtcctagtttgcatgtatgtgaatagagatttagcggctctctctgcagaattttcctgggtgtggagtatccatcatgagactctggtgtccacctccaggggagccatgttgaaccactgcacctgctgggtccgaacctcctgacaccctagcaagcactgacactctcgagcccagcagcttccatgcctatcattaaagagtcctagtgtgtgttgtgccctggctgtcaggaccaaagcacctagggtttgtgcctggtccacacaaaaatgcagctgcatcccagaccagagcagggatatggaagtccactggaccattcctcccatcttgatgggactagagtgtgtctgtacaaagccttttgatccttattcccttgtccctgtagggcatagcaggttgaagcaaactcttgtaccaagattggactagaggctcatagaaAGActccacatgatcacatgaaggcctcaggtagcagggtatcaagatggtgcccttgtattgagagctcacttgtctctgattgtccttgagcactgtcctctgggtagctcctcccaaattccctctctgatgagctttctccaaccctgctcaggtgacctgccaggacagggctccagtcatcatccgcagggccttagatgcacacttgctccagcaggaggacccagaaaactacgagcttctgcaaattgtttcgaaccatcagagtaagtggaaccatcagagggtagggagcagtgagtcacagtgggctcaggataactgggagccaaaacacagtgtgcacTGATtcaatgcccaggaagagtatggtgggacttgtgcacaaaacaaagtgtaatgatggggcataaaccTGCAGGTTcctcatgttccc from Ictidomys tridecemlineatus isolate mIctTri1 unplaced genomic scaffold, mIctTri1.hap1 Scaffold_601, whole genome shotgun sequence harbors:
- the LOC144374175 gene encoding ral guanine nucleotide dissociation stimulator-like, whose amino-acid sequence is MLLLLVGLYLEHQAYHLLAATEDGISSQAEPESQADCATSSVPVTAPQSTPEPEPSPREGAEPESRTSGVSTRSSPRPQYNRRVRGRCLIHVYLEKERTTQYRSILVTCQDRAPVIIRRALDAHLLQQEDPENYELLQIVSNHQKLRIPADGKVYYDLDGGVDYDFLLRETAASKSLKVKPKE